The DNA window TTCTGAAGGGAAAGGCGGCAGGAGACGTGCTCCTGCCGCCTTTCCCGTGCGCATCGCCAGCCTCCACGGGCTCCCCGGCAGTAAGGGCGGCAGCGCCGGGGAGGGCGCGGCATGGCCGGGAGCCGGGCGAGCGGGCGGACTGGTATTCGCGCGCAGAGGTTGTGTTATCGTGGGCGGGAACGATGAGACCGCGACCCCACGGGGCGCGTCCCGGCGCGCCGAAGACTTATCCGGCGGCCGTCCGCTGGCTGGCCCGCCTTGCGCTGCTCACGCTCGCGCTGCAGCTCGCCTCGCTGGGCCACTGGTCCGTGGGGCCATTCCACCAGGACCCGGGGGCGCTGGAGTCCCACGCGGCGCACTGTCACGGTGACACCTCTGCTTGCGGCGGCCAGCCCGCCTTTGCTGGTACGTACGTGGAGCGGCCACTGACGCTGGTAATTTCGTCCGTCCAGCTCGAGGTGGAACAGGAGGCGGCGGCATCGCCTCGGAGCGCTGTCCTCCCCATCCCGGAACAGCCTCCCCGCCGCGCCTGACTGGCGCCTGCTCGCCAGCGGCGCGTCCACCGAGCCTCCCGGCACGGCGGGCGTAACAGGCTGGCGTTGCTTACGATCTGCGGCCCCTCGAGCCGAGGGGCGATTTCACCGGGAGGGGAAACGATGCGAAAGATAGGCGCCGCGGCGCTCGCGGCTGCCATTGCCGTCATTGCTATTGTGCTGGGCTTCGGCGTCGCCGGCGCGCACTCGCGGCCGGTGCGGCTGGAGCCGGCGCCGGGAGCAGTGCTTCAGAGCGCGCCGGCGCAGGTGCAGGGCTGGTTCACAGCCGACCTGCGCCGTGACCCGAACTGGACGTTCATCCGGGTGACAGACGCGCAGGGGAACCGCGTGGACACGGGCGAGACCGTCTTGAGCGCCAACCGGCGGCAAATGACGGCGACCTTGCGCTCCGGGCTCGGGCCCGGGCGCTACCTGGTGACCTGGCGTACCTGGGATGAGGTAGACGGCGCTATCTTCGGCGACTGCTACTACTTCTTCGTCGGCCAGGCGGCAGCCGATCAGGCACTGGCGGAGAACCTTCGCCTGGATGGCGGCCGCGCCTGTGAACGCATCGATGTGAGCGCCCGCGGCGGGACTCCGGTCCCGGGCCTCACTCCTACAGTGGCGGCCACGGCCGCGGCTGCGGACGGCCACGACGAGCCGGCTGAGGACGATGGCGAGGACGGGGACGGTGGAGTGCCCGTCTGGGGGCTGGCGCTTGGCATCGCCGGCGGCGTCGTCGTCGGGGCGGTCGGGGCGCGAGTGCTCGGGAGGAGCTAGTTGAGGAAAGCCCTGGCGGCCCTCGCAGCACTGGCCGGCCTCGCGCTGGCCATCGGCCTGCAGGCAGTCGCGCCGCGGCCGGTG is part of the Dehalococcoidia bacterium genome and encodes:
- a CDS encoding copper resistance protein CopC — translated: MRKIGAAALAAAIAVIAIVLGFGVAGAHSRPVRLEPAPGAVLQSAPAQVQGWFTADLRRDPNWTFIRVTDAQGNRVDTGETVLSANRRQMTATLRSGLGPGRYLVTWRTWDEVDGAIFGDCYYFFVGQAAADQALAENLRLDGGRACERIDVSARGGTPVPGLTPTVAATAAAADGHDEPAEDDGEDGDGGVPVWGLALGIAGGVVVGAVGARVLGRS